DNA sequence from the Cloacibacillus sp. genome:
TGCACAGCGAAGGAAAACCGTCTATCAGTGAAGAAAAATGTATCGGCTGCGGACGCTGCGCCCGCAACTGCGCGCAGAGGGCGATCTCGATAAAAGCCGGAAAAGCCTCCATAGACCATGAAAAGTGCGTTGGCTGCGGGCGCTGCATCTCCGCCTGCCCCTTTGATGCCGTCATGCCGGACTGGGATGGCTCGAACGACGTCCTCAACAAAAAGATGGCGGAATACGCGAAGGCGGTCATCTTTGGGAAACCGAACTTCCACGTCTGCCTCGTAATAGACGTCTCGCCATTCTGTGACTGCCACGTGGAAAACGACGCCGCCGTCACGCCCGACATTGGATTCTTCGCCTCCTTTGACCCCGTGGCGCTCGACCAGGCCTGCGCCGACGCGGTGATAAAGACCCCCGTGATCTCCGGGACCTATCTGACGGACCAGCTGCATGAAAACGGCGCGGATCCGGATCATTTCCACGCGATGCACCCCACCACCAAATGGCAGGTGATGCTGGAACATGCCGAAAAGCTCGGTATGGGCACGCGCAATTATGAACTTATAGAAATCTAAGATATTGAGGCACGGGCAAGTTTCGCCCGTGCCTCCTG
Encoded proteins:
- a CDS encoding DUF362 domain-containing protein, with the translated sequence MSSKVYFTNMRATPELNLLQKLEKLIKSAGIGEIDFKKQFAAIKIHLGEPGNIAYLRPNFSKVVADVIKELGGKPFLTDSNTLYVGRRKDALEHLDAAYENGYNPFCTGCQVIIADGLKGTDEALIPVEGGEYVKEAKIGRAIADADIIISLSHFKGHELTGFGGAVKNLGMGSGSRAGKMEMHSEGKPSISEEKCIGCGRCARNCAQRAISIKAGKASIDHEKCVGCGRCISACPFDAVMPDWDGSNDVLNKKMAEYAKAVIFGKPNFHVCLVIDVSPFCDCHVENDAAVTPDIGFFASFDPVALDQACADAVIKTPVISGTYLTDQLHENGADPDHFHAMHPTTKWQVMLEHAEKLGMGTRNYELIEI